The sequence below is a genomic window from Gossypium hirsutum isolate 1008001.06 chromosome A11, Gossypium_hirsutum_v2.1, whole genome shotgun sequence.
TTACAGCCCTCTCAATATcatgaaagaagaagaagacgatCAACAAGATGATGAAGTTGAAGGGCTAGGCATGCACACAGACATGAGCTGCTTAACAATCGTTTATCAACATGAAATTGGGGGACTTCAAGTGAGATCAAACGAAGGGAAATGGATGGACATAAGCCCTTGTGAAGACACACTTGTCGTCAACGTTGGGGACCTAATGCAAGCATGGAGCAATGGCAAGTTAAGGTCCTCAGAACATAGAGTTGTTTTGAAAAGAAATGTTAATCGGTTCTCTTTGGCTTTCTTTTGGTGCTTTGAAGATGAAAAGGTAATATTTGCCCCTAATGAAGTCGTTGGAGATCATTCAAGGATCTATAAGCCATTTGTTTGTGCAGATTATTTGAAATTTAGATTAATCAGTGAAAAGGGCAAGTTTGAGAGGGTTGGATTTACCGTCAAAGACTTTGCAGGAAACTGTGACACTTTGTAAAAATTACCCACATTATTGAAAATCAACAAAAAATGTATCACAttggttttctcttttctttttttgagttCTTCCACTTCTCTCCACAagcaattaataaaaaaacaatttcctTTCTTAATAATGCAAATCCATAATGCAGACTCAATGGCTAAGCTTCCTTCCAAGTTGTCAATCATCAAGTTGTTATTTCTTATATATCATATAGTATTAATATCATATCATACAGTTAACATTAATAAGTGTTGGATGCAGTAGCAAGatacattatatttttaaagtgAAAATAGAGTTTGAACTTTAAAAATGACATTGTTAGGAGAAACAATCACGAACCCCGAACATGGATAATAATACAAGCATGAAAAGTAAAAAGAATTAGTACAATCAACTACCAAAAAGAAACTGAAAGCAATATTCTACATTGAGGACGATATTATTTTACAGTTCATCgctaataaaataatcaaatagtgACACATAACATGCCACGTATACTTTATGCCACATGTAAGAACTAATTAACCTATCTTTTAAATAAAAGAGGCAAGATACAATCCCCTCTTAATGTAAACCGTTTTGAGGTGAGGTTTATGGTGCTTCCATTAGCAATTATTTCTGTGAACATGCAATGCTTTGCAAGGACAATTAAATACTGTTGTTAAATAATTGAGATCAAAACGTTGACAGCTAAACTAAATGGTGCAAGCTTATAggctattaaaaatttaaagctcACAGAGGTCAAATTACACCTCGATTTTCCTGTCAGCTATTTTTAACAGAGCTCACTCGGTGATGCTGACAGGGTAGCATGTTAAACTCGGTGTAGATAGAACATCAACATCTTAACAATCACGAACTATAATAAAATGCCTTTGAAACAATAACATAATGCTTAAATATGTCCTAATATCCATATATATTATCTTAAAACATATTAAGCTAAACACAATCCGTCATGTCGTCGAATTCAAGTAATTTTAGCTCGACTCACAACCACAATCAACAAGACTAAAACAGATAGCAAGAATGAGGTTCTTAGCCTTTGATCAAATGGGTCAGGAGTTCCTGGTGTTTTCGTATCGTTATCCACAGGCAGCTTAAACAACTCGTTGACGAGCTTTGTTAGTTTCTCGAATAAATCCAGgaccttttctttagtgttgtaaAAAATCCACTTCACTATATTCGTTGTCTTGTCTGATTGATCGGAATCCTCAACTGAGCTCTCATCAAAACTCATTGGACTACTATCTGCAGCTGCATAATCATCAATGTGAATATGTATTTCTCATGATATGGTGATAATGTTTGTTCCATGTTCTTCTGGAAgcttataatattataatatagaGATGCCATGGTCccttaagtaaataaaatattagcATGTACCCTTAAGCAACACTACATGATATTAGCCATTGTCCAAAGCATTCATAGAATTCAGACCAACCTGCATAATATGTCTCTCTCAGCTCCCTCACCACCTCATTGTTCAAAACAGCATTCCAAACAGCTTCATCGGAAGATAATGAAAGTACCATTTTCTGCCAAAACATAAATGCGGACTGTTTAGATTGAGTCTATTCATAATTGATATAATACCGTGCATAATGTAGCAGTACTGCACCATCCTCTAAGAAAATCCATAGAATTCTTATATCCAAGAGTGGCAAAAAAAGAGACCTGAATCGCTGGATCTGTCTGCAACAAATGGAAAGCATCGTAAACGCTGTTTGACACATAAGGTTGGAATGCTCGTGTGTTATAAAGTTGCATAGAAGGCTCCATCCAATCCAACTCAGACCCAACAGAATGAACCCTGTGCATCGAGCAACTACTTGGGCTTGGATAAGCTATTTCCCTGCCAGCATTATGAGAGAACCTATCCCTGGTAAGCCGCGGACACGAGCTTACTCCGGAAACCCTATAATTACAAAAGATATTCAGCAGCAATGACTGCCAAAGTTCCTAAATTTCACCATACAAGCATCAATGTAAACAAGTTGAAGAACCCATTGGAGCTGTTGTCCCCCCGTCTAGTCATCACACTTTAGTCGTAAATTACAATTATTCTAGTGATAACAGTATGACTTTCACATGATCTAGACTTCTTTCTTCATTTTACCCTGTTATAGGCTTTTTCTCtcatattttaaggtttttttttctttttcaagtgaAGTGCTTGTAGGGAAAAGCACAAAGTACACACATTCCTGTTCAAAATTTAGCTAAATTACTGTAGAAATTAGTATTTTTAGATGAATACAAATTAACCACTACATCTGAAGCCATAGTCAACATCAACTAGCTTCACTAATCTATAGCTAACACGTAAATACATAAGGGGCATCAACTTAGTTGAGTAAACAATGTTAATAGCAACTATTttgctaaatatattatttacagTTGTAATCATTCCTTTCTTActgcaattaaattattttgtttatttcgttttccaatcattttttatttttattttttgtaaataaaacATGTAGATTTCAAATCATTCTTATGCTTGCAAATTTGCACCATATTATCTTATTTGACTTTATATGCTATTGGCTTGCCATCACTATCAAATACAGCCAACACAAAAATCCTCACATTAGAAACAGAGAAGAAAAGTTGAATCATCCGTAGAAATAGTAAATTTTAGGATAAAATATCATAGAGGCCctgtattaataattaaattatattttacttttttttctcaaaaaataaacaaattattccCTCTACATTAGATAAAAAGTGAACTAGTTACTTTTGTTACAAATTGATGTGCATatacaatattaatttttaactgtaaaaatagataatatttttaattgaagaACTAATTTGCTACTAAATTAATGTACATGAAAGAAGAGGAAAATCTGATTCACAGTACAATGCGGTCAATGGTactttttcctaaattttagACCAAGGAAAAAAAGCAATATGCACTGGTAAGAGAACAAGTTTTATTCCCTATTtgcaaatcaaaacaaaaatggcAGTTGCACTGTTGCAAAAGAGAAGATAAATAATTTCATCAGAGAAGTGGTAAAGCAAACACTAATTTTCACTTAAATTCACAAATTAAACccttaataaataaagaaaaaaaaaacctgaccTTTTAAGAGCAGAGATCGCATTTTGGACTTCAGCAATAGAAGGAACAGGtcctaaaacaaaatcaaaatcatgtGGCTGCTGCTTATTATCCTCTTCAATGGCGTCCACAGACACCCATTCAAAGTCATCAAAACAAGGAGTAGCAGAGGAAGCAGGCGACAGAAACCAGTTACTCGGCAACCCAGAATTAGCACTAATGGGCACACCACTGTTATTGCTATAAGAACCCAAAGAAGAACTCGCAGAAACAGAAAGATAACCattgctattattattactatGCCTCCGAGAAGCAGAAGATGTAGATGAAGGCAGTGTTTCTTGCAAACTTGAAGTAGGGTTACCAGTCCCGGAAACTGCTGTTCTTCCAACTACTGCTCTCAACATGTTGGCTCCTCTTGCACCACCTCCCATGCCTTTACCTCCTCCACCAAACAtcataacatatatatgtattttagtggtttcttttctctctctctctttgttaTCCTTTTCACTGGAAATATCAAGCACGTAGTAAGATCTGGTACTGCTATGGAATTTTTAAAGTATCCCTTTATCTTCGCACTAATCTTAACCGACCTACGGTTGATGACCAATTTTTTGGTTCGGTTGATGCTTACGAGGTAAGTTTCTTTGGAGTTTTCAAGTTTGGAATTTGGCTAGGAAATAGGATGGGATTCAATTGAACAGGAGGAGAatgttatttctttcttttttttattctatgGAAGTGGAGGACCCTCAATTTCACCTTATTTTATTTCATCTGGCTATCTATGACTGGTTCCATTTTTAGCTAGACATGCTACACTTTATTCTTCTCTACTTAATGCAGCAAtaaaaagaattgaatagaaaatataatctttttttatctatttcaattattaaaattcaatcataatataTTCTAAAAAAAGCAATAATAAATTcctaatatatttttaaacaataaacaTTCTAATTTCgtaacaaattatattaatttggtcaataaattagttttattttttcttacgATAAACTGTCTTTTGATAAATTATGGTAGAAAGTTTTTTCCAAGATGATATATTAGATTATTAAGAATTCAATTAGCTATCTGACAAATACACTTTCAAAAGCTTCTTTTGAAAGAGCCGATTATCCCCTCAacgattttaaaataattttttttcactttgctaaaaaaaacttatttttgctaagattttttaaatacaaattttaaaaaattaaatacaaacttgcacaattatattatttaaaaattaaaaataataattatttaatgacgTAATTGATTCATGCATtgcataagtaaaaaaaaaactaatttaattataattaagggTGTTTGAtatattaatcaaatttaatttattaaaaaattaatgtttaatttttaaattatatttaataaatataataaattattgtgtaaagttttaaaaaaaacgattaacatatcttcaagtatgATATAATTATCCTCtctgattgaatcaaaatttggaaatctaaaataatgaaaactCATCACTTTTAAGTTTATGAGATATAGGGCAATATTCATTGGGAGATAAATGAGAAGAAAACAAAAGTTCATGATTTGGCCtttgtgatttatttattttgttatgaccgatattaacctttaatttttCACTACATATGATCCTCTAGGTGCCACGTATTAGTATGTCTCTTTCGGATgcgaaaaaaaaaatctttagagGGACCCACGCTCTTAAATTAatctttcattttagtccctaacttttTTTTATCTGACTCTACCTTTGcaattaaatacaaataaaatattttagtttgaATACGGAATTAAGATTGTGTATCAATGACTTTCTTTTTGTTCAAGATTTCAAAGTTCAAATAATACATTTTCTTTCCTATTTCGTAATATATCAAAAAGAATTATGACCAAAAAGAAATCTATCAAAAAGAATTCAAATAGTTATtgcaaaataattatttgattttagggtaaattgcattcaaagtcactaaattatttgtaagtatatattttaatcactcaacttctaaaagttacaaaatagtcattaaactattcgaaagtttccATTTAAGTCACCAGGTTAGGTTGTTAAAATCATTGATATATGACATTCTCTAATCGCACTACAtgcaccaattgaaagctctcattctccttctcttctacaattcatttttttttcacgaaaCAGCTTTGAATATCACGAATTTATGAACCAAATTTCAAATAACATTCTTTTCTAATCTTTGACACTAACCGGTAGATTAACTTGGATCTAActt
It includes:
- the LOC107923123 gene encoding uncharacterized protein, which encodes MMFGGGGKGMGGGARGANMLRAVVGRTAVSGTGNPTSSLQETLPSSTSSASRRHSNNNSNGYLSVSASSSLGSYSNNSGVPISANSGLPSNWFLSPASSATPCFDDFEWVSVDAIEEDNKQQPHDFDFVLGPVPSIAEVQNAISALKRVSGVSSCPRLTRDRFSHNAGREIAYPSPSSCSMHRVHSVGSELDWMEPSMQLYNTRAFQPYVSNSVYDAFHLLQTDPAIQKMVLSLSSDEAVWNAVLNNEVVRELRETYYAAADSSPMSFDESSVEDSDQSDKTTNIVKWIFYNTKEKVLDLFEKLTKLVNELFKLPVDNDTKTPGTPDPFDQRLRTSFLLSVLVLLIVVVSRAKIT